From the genome of Scytonema hofmannii PCC 7110, one region includes:
- a CDS encoding peptidase domain-containing ABC transporter translates to MKYTHVLQHSEEDCGAACLAAIAKHYGRTFTLNHVREAVGTGQLGTTLLGLKRGAETLGFDARPVKTSPELLNRLHEAPLPAIIHWKGNHWVILHGKKGKKCVVADPAVGIRYLSTQDLAEGWADWLMLLLEPDPIRFFDKQNDNVSGFWRFLKRIWIYRTILAQALPLNLILGILSLASPFLLQILTDDVLVRGDTKLLTTVAIAVVVMNVIGSSLTWVQSNLIAHFAQRLQLGLVMEFGRQILHLPLSYYEARRSGEIVSRLRDIDQINQLVAQVVVSLPSQFFIALVSLGFMVFYSWKLTVVAFFIAVVMTLSTVIFQPNLQQKTRDVLITEAENQGVLVETFKGSLTLKTTTAAPQFWDEFQSRFGRLSNLTLRTIQIGIINSTFSSFVSATGSVVLLWFGGNFVINPIENLSIGQLLAFNAMNHNFLGLIGTVITFVDEFTRAKTATQRLTEVIDATPENEGDGKKPFAKILSDADIVCTNVNFHYAGRIELLEDFSLTIPGGKVTALIGQSGCGKSTLAKLIAGLYPIQSGNIRIGIYNLNDLALDCLRQQVVLVPQDAHFWSRSIVENFRMGAPYATFEKIVKACQISDADDFISKLPDKYQTVLGEFGANISGGQRQRLALARAIVTEPAVLILDESTSGLDPVSESKVLNRLLQHRRGKTTILITHRPKVINRADWIVLLERGQLKIQGSLEELRSTQGEHLDFLIP, encoded by the coding sequence ATGAAATACACTCACGTTTTACAGCATAGTGAAGAAGATTGCGGTGCGGCTTGTCTTGCTGCGATCGCCAAACATTATGGACGTACTTTTACCCTGAATCACGTTCGTGAAGCAGTGGGAACCGGACAACTCGGAACAACTTTACTAGGGCTTAAACGGGGAGCGGAAACACTGGGTTTTGATGCTCGCCCAGTCAAAACTTCGCCAGAACTTTTAAATCGACTGCATGAGGCACCTTTACCAGCTATTATTCATTGGAAGGGAAATCACTGGGTTATTTTACACGGCAAGAAAGGTAAAAAATGTGTTGTTGCCGATCCCGCTGTAGGTATCCGTTATCTTTCCACACAGGATTTAGCAGAAGGTTGGGCAGATTGGTTAATGCTCTTACTAGAGCCAGATCCAATACGTTTTTTTGACAAACAAAATGATAATGTTTCAGGTTTTTGGCGTTTCTTAAAACGTATTTGGATATATCGGACTATTCTGGCGCAAGCTCTACCCTTAAATCTGATTTTGGGGATATTGTCTTTAGCATCGCCATTTCTACTGCAAATCTTAACTGATGATGTCTTGGTTAGGGGTGATACAAAGTTACTGACTACGGTGGCGATCGCAGTAGTTGTCATGAACGTTATTGGCAGCAGTCTTACCTGGGTACAATCTAACCTAATTGCTCATTTTGCCCAACGCCTGCAATTAGGACTAGTCATGGAATTTGGACGTCAAATTTTGCATTTACCCCTTTCTTACTACGAAGCCCGCCGCAGTGGAGAAATTGTCAGCCGCTTGCGAGATATTGACCAAATTAATCAGCTAGTTGCTCAAGTCGTCGTTAGTTTACCCAGCCAATTTTTTATTGCCTTGGTTTCTTTAGGCTTCATGGTTTTTTATAGTTGGAAACTAACTGTTGTAGCTTTCTTCATTGCTGTTGTAATGACACTATCTACAGTTATCTTCCAACCAAATTTACAGCAAAAAACCCGTGATGTTTTAATCACAGAAGCAGAAAACCAAGGCGTTTTAGTAGAAACTTTTAAAGGCTCGCTCACCTTAAAAACGACGACAGCCGCACCTCAGTTTTGGGATGAATTTCAAAGTCGATTTGGTCGTCTTTCTAACCTGACATTACGTACAATTCAAATCGGCATTATCAACAGTACCTTTTCTAGCTTTGTTTCTGCAACTGGTAGCGTTGTTTTGCTTTGGTTTGGTGGCAATTTTGTAATTAATCCTATTGAAAACCTGAGTATAGGGCAACTACTTGCCTTTAACGCAATGAACCACAATTTTCTAGGATTGATTGGTACTGTTATCACCTTTGTAGACGAATTTACTCGTGCCAAGACTGCAACCCAACGCTTAACAGAAGTTATCGATGCTACACCAGAAAATGAAGGCGATGGCAAAAAGCCTTTTGCCAAAATTCTTAGCGATGCTGACATTGTTTGTACAAATGTTAATTTTCACTATGCTGGTCGAATTGAGCTATTAGAAGACTTTTCCTTAACTATTCCTGGAGGTAAGGTAACTGCCCTCATAGGTCAATCTGGATGTGGTAAAAGCACTTTAGCAAAATTAATTGCGGGGTTATATCCGATCCAATCTGGGAATATTCGTATTGGAATTTATAACCTCAATGACCTTGCTCTTGATTGTCTGCGCCAACAGGTAGTTCTTGTACCACAAGACGCTCACTTTTGGAGCCGTTCTATTGTTGAAAACTTTCGTATGGGAGCACCCTATGCGACTTTTGAGAAAATAGTGAAAGCTTGTCAAATCTCTGATGCCGATGATTTTATTAGCAAACTTCCTGATAAGTATCAAACTGTTTTAGGAGAATTTGGAGCCAATATTTCTGGTGGTCAACGCCAAAGACTTGCCTTAGCAAGAGCGATAGTTACCGAGCCAGCAGTCCTTATTTTGGATGAATCTACTTCTGGACTCGATCCGGTCAGTGAATCAAAGGTCTTGAATAGATTGCTACAACACCGTCGTGGAAAAACCACAATTTTGATTACCCATCGACCTAAAGTGATTAACAGAGCGGATTGGATTGTTTTGTTAGAGCGTGGACAGTTGAAAATTCAGGGTTCTTTAGAGGAATTACGCTCTACGCAAGGCGAGCATTTAGACTTTTTAATTCCTTAG
- the cobU gene encoding bifunctional adenosylcobinamide kinase/adenosylcobinamide-phosphate guanylyltransferase translates to MSKIILVTGPTRSGKSEWAETLAVQSHKAVVYIATATLDSDDEEWMQRVQQHQQRRPQNWVTLEVPYELSAALAEAKPNTCLLIDALGTWVANLLEQDDWNWQNTVQELLDTVQLVAADMIFVAEETGWGVVPAYAAGRTFRDRLGSLVRQLGGISDTVYLVTGGYALNLSVLGSPL, encoded by the coding sequence TTGAGTAAAATCATCTTAGTAACAGGACCGACACGTTCTGGTAAAAGTGAATGGGCAGAAACTTTGGCAGTACAGTCACACAAAGCAGTTGTCTACATAGCAACGGCAACTCTGGATTCAGATGATGAAGAGTGGATGCAACGCGTTCAACAACACCAACAACGCCGTCCCCAAAATTGGGTGACGTTGGAGGTGCCATATGAATTGTCAGCTGCACTTGCGGAAGCTAAACCAAATACCTGCCTTTTGATAGATGCGTTGGGAACTTGGGTTGCTAATCTTTTAGAACAAGATGATTGGAACTGGCAAAATACCGTTCAAGAGTTGTTAGATACCGTGCAGCTTGTTGCTGCTGACATGATTTTTGTTGCAGAGGAAACAGGCTGGGGTGTGGTGCCTGCCTATGCGGCGGGGAGAACGTTTCGCGATCGCTTGGGTTCTTTGGTGCGTCAGTTAGGTGGAATTTCGGATACTGTTTATTTGGTGACTGGGGGCTATGCTCTTAATCTCAGTGTGCTGGGTTCTCCGCTATAG
- a CDS encoding glycosyltransferase, which produces MPQIPISAIICTHNREKYLGAAIDSLLAQDFAGDFEVVVVDNGSSDRTREITEQRNHDPRLKYVFEPVLGLSVARNTGAQVASGEILAYLDDDAEASSRWLQVLYSAYQDNPKLAIAGGKVTLLWSEGTQPPSWLSTGLEANLGAYDLGNSVVYIKNSGSTPRGLNYSIRRSFLEEIGGFDTNLGRVGKNLLSHEELHMTELALERGMQVAYLPDALVAHNVAPERLQRSWFLNRGWWQGISDCYREELIGKAGIGQLLRGSERFLRGLYKSLQHFSDPAERFDKLVYAYGQIGYLNAAIKGLLLTSKKDNK; this is translated from the coding sequence ATGCCACAAATACCAATTTCTGCCATTATTTGTACTCACAACCGAGAAAAATACTTAGGGGCTGCCATAGATAGTCTTTTGGCACAAGATTTTGCCGGAGACTTTGAAGTGGTAGTCGTGGATAATGGGTCGAGCGATCGCACCCGTGAAATTACTGAACAAAGAAACCACGATCCTCGCCTCAAGTATGTTTTTGAACCAGTTCTGGGACTTTCCGTAGCCCGCAACACAGGAGCTCAAGTGGCTAGTGGGGAAATTTTAGCGTACTTGGATGACGATGCAGAAGCTAGCTCGCGCTGGCTGCAAGTTTTGTACTCTGCGTATCAAGATAACCCCAAGTTAGCAATTGCAGGCGGCAAAGTTACCCTACTGTGGTCTGAAGGAACACAACCCCCAAGTTGGCTATCTACGGGATTAGAAGCTAACTTAGGAGCATACGATCTAGGCAATAGCGTCGTCTACATCAAAAACTCAGGATCGACTCCTAGAGGCTTGAATTACTCTATCCGCCGTAGTTTCCTTGAAGAAATAGGAGGTTTTGATACTAATCTTGGTCGAGTTGGTAAAAATTTATTATCTCATGAAGAACTGCACATGACCGAACTTGCTCTTGAGCGAGGGATGCAAGTTGCTTACCTTCCTGACGCACTTGTGGCTCATAACGTTGCGCCCGAACGCCTTCAACGCTCTTGGTTCCTGAATCGAGGCTGGTGGCAAGGTATCAGCGATTGCTACCGGGAAGAACTGATTGGCAAAGCGGGTATAGGTCAATTGCTGCGTGGCAGCGAGCGGTTCTTGCGTGGGTTGTACAAATCATTGCAACATTTTTCAGACCCTGCAGAACGCTTTGATAAACTTGTCTATGCTTATGGTCAAATTGGTTATTTAAACGCTGCTATTAAGGGTCTTCTACTTACATCCAAAAAAGATAACAAATAA
- a CDS encoding glycosyltransferase family 2 protein, with protein sequence MSSKIPVSVLIPAKNEQANLPACLTSVQRADEVFVVDSQSSDKSVEISQDYGANVVQFHFNGRWPKKKNWSLENIPFRNEWVLIVDCDERIPDELWGEIAQAIQNPEFNGYYLNRKVYFLGTWIRHGGKYPDWNLRLFKHKNGRYENLNTEDIPNTGDNEVHEHVILDGKIGYLKHDMIHEDFRDLFHWIERHNRYSNWEARVYHNLLTGKDDNGTIGASLFGDAVQRKRFLKKVWVRLPFKPLLRFVLFYIIQRGFLDGRAGYIYGRLLSQYEYQIGVKLYELRQHNGRLNTSSQPIVQSPSLPKEIGQTVTQ encoded by the coding sequence ATGTCTTCCAAAATACCAGTTTCTGTACTGATTCCAGCTAAAAACGAACAAGCCAATTTACCTGCTTGTTTGACAAGTGTTCAAAGAGCAGATGAAGTTTTTGTTGTTGATTCCCAAAGTAGCGATAAAAGCGTTGAGATCTCTCAAGATTATGGTGCAAATGTTGTACAATTTCACTTCAATGGACGTTGGCCAAAAAAGAAAAATTGGTCTTTAGAAAACATCCCTTTTCGTAACGAATGGGTACTCATTGTTGATTGTGACGAACGCATTCCAGACGAATTGTGGGGTGAAATTGCCCAAGCCATTCAAAATCCTGAATTCAATGGTTATTACCTTAACCGTAAAGTTTATTTCTTGGGGACATGGATTCGTCATGGAGGCAAATATCCCGATTGGAATTTGCGTTTGTTTAAGCACAAAAACGGTCGTTACGAAAACCTCAACACTGAAGATATTCCCAATACAGGCGATAACGAAGTTCACGAACACGTTATTTTAGATGGAAAAATTGGATACCTCAAACATGATATGATACATGAGGATTTCCGTGACTTATTCCATTGGATAGAGCGCCACAACCGTTATTCTAACTGGGAAGCCCGTGTTTATCACAATTTGCTCACAGGCAAAGATGATAACGGCACTATCGGTGCAAGTCTCTTTGGAGATGCCGTGCAACGCAAGCGCTTCTTGAAAAAAGTTTGGGTACGATTGCCATTTAAACCATTGTTACGGTTTGTTTTATTCTATATTATTCAACGTGGGTTTTTAGATGGCAGAGCAGGATACATCTACGGGCGGCTCTTAAGTCAATATGAATATCAAATTGGCGTTAAACTTTACGAATTACGCCAACACAATGGGCGCTTAAATACCTCATCCCAACCCATTGTACAGTCCCCCTCTTTACCTAAAGAAATAGGGCAAACAGTAACACAGTGA
- the hpsU gene encoding hormogonium polysaccharide biosynthesis acetyltransferase HpsU: protein MTNDKTFVDLRKYDQSWFDRGRPGWYILLWWFVQAIAFPLTPHPLNGLRCALLRLFGARIGQGVLIRPTARFTYPWKVTIGDYSWIGDDVVFYSLDCIHIGEHCVISQKSYLCTGNHDLRDPAFGLKTASITIGNGAWIAADCFVGPGVKIGSNAVIGARSSVFSDIPSAQVCWGTPCVPRYERKPELTS from the coding sequence ATGACAAATGACAAAACTTTTGTAGATTTGCGCAAATACGATCAATCTTGGTTTGACCGAGGGCGACCCGGTTGGTATATTTTGTTGTGGTGGTTTGTACAAGCGATCGCTTTTCCTCTCACACCTCACCCTCTAAATGGTTTGCGCTGTGCTTTGCTGCGTTTGTTCGGTGCTCGTATAGGTCAAGGAGTCCTCATTCGACCAACTGCTCGTTTTACCTATCCGTGGAAAGTTACTATTGGTGACTACAGTTGGATTGGAGATGACGTAGTTTTCTACAGTCTTGACTGTATCCATATAGGAGAACACTGCGTCATTTCCCAAAAAAGCTACCTGTGTACTGGAAACCACGATCTTCGCGATCCAGCTTTTGGATTGAAAACAGCAAGTATTACCATTGGCAATGGAGCATGGATAGCTGCAGATTGCTTTGTGGGACCGGGAGTTAAAATTGGCTCTAATGCTGTGATTGGTGCTCGTAGCAGTGTTTTTAGCGACATCCCCTCCGCACAAGTTTGTTGGGGAACTCCCTGCGTACCTCGTTATGAGAGAAAACCTGAGCTAACCTCGTAA
- a CDS encoding CAP domain-containing protein — MIIQIISVVGVTIAFLTTGCEEAVEYLPPLPKIEVPSGKPRKPAVLAQTSTTANIEATIRQDINKVRVKYGLKPLQNNEKLVQIARRYSREMAEKNFFSHTGANGSTLSQRAQSGGIIYWVVGENLFKSTNIRRPVPVAVDGWMKSPGHRENILRPIFKETGVGVWKIGSTYYITQLFLRG; from the coding sequence TTGATAATCCAAATAATTTCGGTTGTAGGAGTAACAATCGCATTTTTAACCACAGGTTGTGAGGAGGCTGTAGAGTATTTGCCTCCCTTACCTAAAATTGAAGTGCCATCTGGTAAACCTCGAAAACCTGCTGTTCTCGCCCAAACTTCTACAACAGCCAATATTGAGGCAACAATTAGGCAAGATATTAATAAAGTTCGTGTTAAATATGGGCTAAAACCTTTGCAAAACAATGAAAAACTAGTACAAATTGCCCGAAGGTATAGTCGGGAAATGGCTGAGAAAAACTTTTTTAGCCATACGGGAGCTAATGGCAGTACTCTATCCCAAAGAGCACAATCGGGAGGAATTATTTACTGGGTGGTAGGTGAAAATTTATTCAAAAGTACAAACATTCGGCGACCCGTACCAGTTGCAGTGGATGGCTGGATGAAAAGCCCTGGACACCGAGAGAATATTTTGCGTCCCATTTTTAAAGAGACTGGTGTCGGTGTTTGGAAAATTGGCAGTACTTACTACATTACGCAGTTATTTTTACGAGGTTAG
- the glyQ gene encoding glycine--tRNA ligase subunit alpha, producing MNFQSIIAILHKFWSDRGCLIAQPYDMEKGAGTKNPHTFLRALGPEPWAVAYVEPCRRPTDGRYGENPNRFQHYYQYQVLIKPSPDNIQEIYLDSLRALGIRPEDRDIRFVEDNWEDATVGAWGTGWEVWLDGMEITQFTYFQQCGGIDCRPVSIEMTYGLERLAMYLQGVEAMVKIHWTDNITYGDVHLQGEIEQCVYNFEASNPEMLLALFNMYEQEAQQLTERGLVLPSLDYVIKCSHTFNLLDARGVISVTERTRYIGRIRHLARKAAQLYVEQREKLGFPLLKKLSPK from the coding sequence GTGAATTTTCAGTCGATAATAGCCATCTTGCATAAGTTTTGGAGCGATCGCGGATGCCTCATTGCTCAACCCTACGATATGGAGAAAGGAGCAGGCACCAAAAACCCCCACACTTTTTTAAGAGCATTAGGACCAGAACCTTGGGCTGTAGCTTACGTTGAACCTTGTCGCCGTCCTACCGATGGGCGTTATGGTGAAAATCCCAATCGCTTCCAACACTACTACCAGTACCAAGTCCTGATTAAACCATCGCCAGATAATATTCAAGAGATATATCTCGATTCCTTAAGAGCTTTAGGTATCCGTCCAGAAGATCGCGATATCCGATTTGTAGAAGACAATTGGGAAGATGCAACTGTAGGGGCGTGGGGTACTGGTTGGGAAGTTTGGTTAGATGGGATGGAAATCACTCAATTTACTTACTTCCAACAATGTGGAGGAATTGATTGTCGCCCAGTGTCAATTGAAATGACCTATGGCTTGGAAAGATTGGCAATGTACCTCCAAGGAGTAGAAGCAATGGTGAAAATCCATTGGACAGATAACATTACCTATGGAGACGTTCACCTCCAAGGAGAAATTGAACAATGCGTTTACAACTTTGAAGCGTCCAATCCTGAAATGTTGCTCGCACTATTTAATATGTACGAGCAAGAAGCGCAGCAACTGACAGAACGAGGACTAGTATTACCTAGCTTGGATTACGTAATCAAGTGCTCCCACACTTTTAACCTCTTAGATGCCAGAGGCGTCATTTCTGTAACAGAGAGGACTCGATATATTGGAAGAATCCGTCATCTAGCACGTAAAGCAGCGCAACTATATGTAGAGCAACGAGAAAAGTTAGGTTTTCCGCTTTTAAAGAAGTTATCACCTAAATGA
- a CDS encoding potassium channel family protein, which yields MYVLIGGAGLVGLSLAQKLVELGHTVAVIDIDPTACRYAREQVGAMAFEGSAVSTEVLLEAGIRKANALAAVLRSDALNLAMVTLAKHYGVPHILSRMRHPDFVEPLRLAGANHIISTVDLAVSKMVNAIEYPQVESMMHFEQGQIEVLKLSIPNNCYVVGRSVAEIAQDSRFPTGSLIIGYQPHPREDLTIPNGSTVLEPDSTVLVVTKPGSLHQVIDFIEGCK from the coding sequence ATGTACGTACTAATTGGTGGAGCAGGCTTAGTGGGGCTGAGTTTGGCTCAAAAATTGGTAGAACTAGGGCATACTGTTGCTGTCATTGACATCGATCCTACTGCATGCCGCTATGCCCGCGAACAAGTGGGAGCAATGGCTTTTGAAGGAAGTGCCGTCAGTACAGAAGTATTATTAGAAGCTGGCATTCGTAAAGCTAACGCCCTAGCCGCTGTTCTAAGAAGTGATGCTTTGAATTTAGCAATGGTAACTCTTGCCAAGCACTACGGCGTTCCCCATATTTTGTCTCGGATGCGCCATCCCGATTTTGTAGAACCGTTACGTTTAGCTGGAGCTAATCATATCATCAGTACTGTAGATCTGGCGGTTTCAAAAATGGTCAACGCTATTGAGTATCCGCAAGTAGAATCAATGATGCATTTTGAGCAGGGACAAATTGAGGTGTTGAAACTTTCCATCCCCAACAACTGCTATGTTGTTGGTCGTAGCGTAGCCGAAATTGCTCAAGATTCTCGCTTTCCCACAGGCTCTCTCATTATTGGCTATCAACCTCATCCCCGCGAAGATTTAACAATTCCTAACGGCAGTACAGTATTAGAACCAGATTCAACTGTATTGGTTGTAACAAAACCAGGGTCATTGCATCAAGTTATTGATTTTATTGAAGGCTGTAAATAA
- a CDS encoding DUF3124 domain-containing protein, which yields MKLYLHFYLAIAFLFFTSCTSLESSPKANSKTTQANSSHPEVTLEKNFKIAMGQTIYVPVYSHIYHDDKQKILDLAATLSIRNTDLTNPIIITDVRYYDSNGKLVQQYLQRPIQLAPLASDDFFVDRSDTSGGLGANFIVEWVSQTEISEPIVEAVMIATEFQQGVSFISPGKVIKSQKNNKSSSSKQGS from the coding sequence ATGAAGCTGTATCTACATTTTTATTTAGCCATTGCTTTTCTTTTTTTTACGTCTTGCACATCATTAGAGAGTTCACCAAAGGCAAACTCCAAGACAACTCAAGCAAATTCATCTCACCCAGAAGTGACTTTGGAGAAAAATTTTAAGATAGCAATGGGTCAAACCATTTATGTTCCCGTTTATTCACACATTTATCATGACGATAAGCAAAAGATTTTAGATTTAGCGGCTACGCTCAGTATTCGTAATACAGATTTAACAAATCCTATCATCATTACTGATGTACGCTACTATGATTCAAATGGCAAATTAGTTCAGCAATATTTACAGCGTCCTATCCAACTGGCTCCCCTAGCTTCTGATGATTTTTTTGTAGACAGAAGTGACACTAGTGGAGGTTTAGGAGCCAATTTTATTGTGGAGTGGGTATCCCAAACAGAAATATCAGAGCCTATAGTGGAGGCAGTTATGATTGCTACTGAATTCCAACAAGGAGTTTCTTTTATTAGTCCAGGCAAGGTCATTAAAAGTCAAAAAAACAATAAAAGCTCATCTTCAAAGCAAGGGTCTTAA
- a CDS encoding cation:proton antiporter — protein MDVASLVSVSIILLLLATGVALLTRQLRIPYVTGLVLAGLPITELLSRRIGLDPSLVLNLFLPILIFDAGINTDISRLRSTFKPIALLAGPGAVFSSAIIALMLKFGLGLSWLPALFVGVILANTDTVSMIAVFKEIPVPSRLSTIVEGETLFNDAAALVSFNLILQIYSTGSLTFLEGIQQLLFIALGGCLVGLVLGYLSIPVFTRLDDPLSSLLLTVAVALGTFQVGQFLGVSGAVAVVVAGLIFGNFGLSRNTSASSRITLLSFWEYASFSANTFIFLLIGVEINLVTLWKSLPAILLAVLAYQVGRVFTVYPLLAGIRWFDRPIPLRWQHLLFLGNIKGSLSMALALSLPTTLPGREGLITLIFGSVLVSLVGQGLSLPWLVKRLKLSQISEAQQQVEQLQAQLIASKAAQDELDTLLKTGVLPKAIYEEMRSGYQVQVAGAEKALREFYNRRSDEFDIKSGEHKKLDAIRRQLLLAEKSALNKAIRKRILSEEIVGGRLKKIDEQLLKLEDD, from the coding sequence GTGGATGTAGCTTCCTTAGTCAGTGTTTCAATTATTCTGCTGCTTTTAGCCACCGGCGTTGCCCTGTTAACGCGACAGCTGCGTATTCCTTACGTTACAGGTTTAGTGTTGGCTGGTTTGCCCATCACCGAGCTCTTGTCTCGTCGTATTGGTTTAGATCCTTCCCTTGTTTTGAATCTTTTTCTGCCGATTTTAATATTTGATGCAGGCATCAATACAGATATCAGCCGCCTGCGAAGCACGTTTAAACCAATTGCTCTCCTAGCTGGTCCGGGGGCTGTATTTTCTAGTGCTATTATTGCCCTGATGTTGAAATTTGGGTTGGGGCTGAGTTGGCTCCCCGCTCTATTTGTAGGAGTTATTCTGGCAAACACGGATACGGTTTCAATGATTGCCGTCTTTAAGGAGATTCCAGTACCCTCACGGCTTTCCACCATCGTTGAAGGAGAGACTTTATTTAATGATGCTGCTGCTCTAGTTTCGTTCAACCTGATTTTGCAAATTTATTCGACAGGTTCGCTCACGTTCTTAGAGGGTATCCAACAATTGTTATTTATTGCTTTAGGAGGTTGCCTTGTTGGTTTAGTCTTGGGCTACTTAAGCATACCTGTATTTACCCGTTTAGACGATCCTCTGAGCAGTCTTTTACTGACTGTGGCAGTTGCATTGGGAACTTTTCAAGTTGGTCAATTTCTTGGTGTATCAGGTGCTGTGGCTGTAGTTGTCGCCGGATTAATTTTTGGAAATTTCGGACTTTCTCGCAATACTTCCGCTTCTAGTCGCATCACCTTGTTGAGTTTTTGGGAATATGCCAGTTTTAGTGCGAACACCTTTATTTTTTTGCTGATTGGTGTAGAAATAAACCTAGTAACGCTCTGGAAATCTTTACCTGCAATTCTACTTGCAGTTTTGGCATATCAAGTCGGACGAGTTTTTACAGTCTACCCACTGTTAGCAGGTATTCGTTGGTTTGACCGCCCAATTCCTCTACGCTGGCAACATTTACTATTTCTCGGCAACATCAAAGGTTCACTCTCAATGGCGTTGGCGTTAAGCTTACCTACCACACTACCGGGGCGAGAAGGTCTCATCACTTTAATTTTTGGTAGCGTACTGGTATCATTAGTAGGTCAAGGATTAAGCTTGCCCTGGCTGGTAAAACGCTTAAAATTATCTCAAATTTCAGAGGCTCAACAGCAGGTTGAACAATTGCAAGCCCAGTTAATCGCGTCTAAGGCAGCGCAGGATGAATTAGATACCCTATTGAAAACAGGGGTGTTACCAAAAGCTATCTACGAAGAAATGCGTTCAGGTTACCAAGTGCAAGTTGCAGGTGCAGAAAAGGCATTACGAGAATTCTATAATCGCCGTTCAGATGAATTTGATATCAAAAGTGGCGAACACAAAAAACTCGATGCCATTCGCCGACAGTTACTGCTAGCGGAGAAATCAGCATTAAACAAAGCAATACGTAAGCGAATTCTTTCAGAAGAAATTGTGGGTGGGCGGTTAAAAAAAATTGATGAGCAATTGCTGAAACTAGAAGATGATTAA